Proteins encoded by one window of Mycolicibacterium sp. ND9-15:
- a CDS encoding DUF167 domain-containing protein, producing MIVVVRVKPGSAKGPLVEADDDGAMTVYVRERAVEGKATKAVTKLLAEHFDVPPSAVKLVAGATSRVKRFEIQR from the coding sequence GTGATCGTCGTCGTCCGGGTCAAGCCGGGTAGTGCCAAGGGGCCGCTCGTCGAGGCCGACGACGACGGCGCAATGACCGTTTATGTGCGGGAGCGGGCCGTCGAGGGCAAGGCGACCAAGGCCGTCACCAAGCTGCTCGCCGAGCACTTCGACGTCCCGCCTTCTGCGGTCAAACTGGTTGCGGGCGCGACGTCGCGGGTGAAGCGCTTCGAGATACAGCGCTGA